Below is a genomic region from Patagioenas fasciata isolate bPatFas1 chromosome 5, bPatFas1.hap1, whole genome shotgun sequence.
GACGATGTTCAGCTGCTTGGCCTTCCTCCCATAGCTGCCGGCACCTGCCGGGTCCTGCGCGATTTTCCTATCCCTGGCCTGCGGATGTGGAGAGGGAGACGGGCGGTGAAATGGCACGAGCCAGGGCGGTGGCAGTGGGGGCGATGGGACATCCCGGTGCCCCTTGCCATCCAGCAGCCGGCCTCCCCGAAGCCTGGCACCAGGATGCACTGCACCCCCCCAAGCCCACTCCAAGGCAACAGAAACAGAGCTCTCAGCAGCCTGAAAGCACTTTCTTAATGGCTTTATAAAAGCAATTACACCGGCGACAGGCTGCCAGTGGTGCTGGGGCCGGGTGGCAGTGCGGGGCGgcgggcagaggaggggactctGCTCGGGAGAGCCCACATGGCACTCAACACGGTGCCGACATGTGTTGCTCAACCGTTCCCAGGACGCCCGTTAAAAATGATTCGCTTTCGAGGTAAGGAAGGAAGAGTGCACAGGGagcagctgtttctgtcttgGGTAGGAGCGAAGCCTTGCGATGGCGTGGGGACTGTGGCGGGAGGGGGCCAGGAGCCGGCTGCCACCTTGTCCCCCTGGCAGGGGATGGTTTGGGGCTCACTTGAGTCAGTGGAAGGAGAGACAGACCCACCATTCTGCCctgtccccctgcccaaagcaacAAGTGGACAGGTGGCCCTCAAGTGGTGGCTTTGCCGGGGACATTGGGTGTGGACCCGCATGGTGGGGCTGGACatggcaggagggacatctcATGGGAGAAGGATGGGGAGCCAGGTGGGGACGGGGCTATTGGGGGCAGCTCGGGGCAAGATGGGACAGCGTGAGCTGGAGTGGGACAGGGTGGGATTCGGTGGGGTGGGACAGGGTGGGATTCGGTGGGGTGGGACAGGGTGAGCCGGGGTGGGGCAGGATGGAATTTGGTGGGGTGGGACAGGGTGAGCCGgggtgggacacggggggtcagggagccctggcagggcaggcaggacctGCCGGCCGGGCGGGGGGTGGCGGACTGAGGGTGAGTTCCCCTCACCTTGACAGAGAAGACGAGTGCGATGAAGCCCAGGCAGAAGGGGTTGCAGAAGAGGGTGTTGAAGAGGGACCAGAGCACGAAGTCCCGCGGGCCGGGCTCTGGCCGCTCTCCAGCGGTGCCGGGGGGGCCGTAGGCGGGGGCCGGGGTCCCTGCCCCGTTCTTGCCGTAGGGCTGCATGTTGATGCCGACGGGCTGGGGGTAGCTCTCCATGGCAGCCCTGCTGGGGAGGAGCGGGGGGGCACGGGCACCCGAGCTTCTTATAGGCGAGACGAAGGGTTTGCCGGGGTGGGGCCCCCCCGACTGACAGCGCACCGGGGCGGGTTCTGCGGCGCTGCCGGGCGGGCTGCGGGGGGGCGGCTCCGGGCGGGCTGGGGGCTCCCCCGCATGGGCCGCGGGCTCCGGGCGGGCTGGGGGCAGAGCCGCAGCCCCGGGCGTGGCTGGAGGGGCAGGCGGAGGGGGATGCCGGTGGGTCGGGGATGCTGTGGAGCGGGTGATGCGGTCGGGCGGGTGATGCGATGCCGTGGGGCGGGCGATGCCGTGGGGCGGGCGATGCCGTGGGGCAGGTGCCCCACCCGTTCCTCTTCTCTTTGTGCTCTCGGGCTGTGAAGCGATCTCTGCCGCGGGCAGGTCGGGGCAGGGCCGAGCTGCTCCGGTTACTCAGTCACAGCGAGGAcgtgtggggacagtggggacagtggggacgcACTGTCCCCACCAGCCCCCCGAAACTTTCTCCCCAGCCACAATCCCCGCTGAGAGCTCAATCTCTGCCcgtggggcagtggggggcactCAGCTGCCGGGTTTGCATGTTGAGTTTCCAGGGTTTTCCCCATCTTTGGTTTTAGCACCCCCGACGAGGTCCTGCAGCTGTGACAGCGCCTTCTGGTTGCCGAAATAAGGTTATGGGgtggaaaatgaaagaaacaaGCTTTGGGGCAGCAGCAAGGAGGTAAAAACCATCCGCATAAAAAGACAACCGGGGCACAGAGCTACAAACATCAACATCCTTCCTGTTCAGGGGCTGGCTCCTGGAGGCCGGGCAAGAGGCTGAGAAAAGGAAACTCAGCCCTGACCTTTTGtgagaaatgtgttttttcccACTGAGGGAGAGCGGAAGGTTGTGTCGGGAGGAGAACAAGGGTGTCAGTCACCCGCGCGGGTTTTCGGCTGTCCCGGCGATTTGGGTGTGCAGTCCCGGCCCCCAGCGccacctgtccccagcccacGGCAATCAaagatttgttgttttttcctcatcTACTTCCCTGACAGCGTGGGGCTGCTTGTTGGGTTAAGGAGGTTCCTTAGGCCATGGTGATAATTAAGGAATCACTGCAGGGAGGCTGGTGGGAATGGGCAaggtgatggatggatggatggatggatggatggatggatggatggatggatggattggtggatggatgggtggatggatggatggatgggtggatgagtggatggatggatgggtggatgagtGGATGGAtgcatgggtggatggatggatgggtggatgggtggatgagtggatggatgggtggatgggtggatggatggatggatggatggatggatgggtggatggatgggtggatgggtggatgggtggatgggtggatggatggatggatggatggattggtggatggatgggtggatgggtggatgggtggatgagtggatggatggatggtggatgggtgggtggatgggtggatgagtGGATGGAttggtggatgggtggatggatggatggattggtggatggatgggtggatgggtggatggatggatggatgatgggtggatggatgaatggatggatggatggatgatgggtgGAGCTGGGTGAGGATTTAGAGGGAGAGTTTGCCCTccagccccaacacctggtgTATGGTGCTGCTGAAAAAGCTGCTGGTGGGAGCCCAGTGGGGatgtccccattttggggtggCAGGGTCCCTCCATGGGACACTCCCGGCTTGTCTGGCTCACATGGAGACAAAGGGACCATGATGTTGGAACCTGGCTGGGGACAACCAGCAGCCACAATGACCCAGCACAGCCGGTTGGTTCCATCATTTCCAAGCACCTGTTCGGGGATCCTGGTTCCCGCAAAGCCCCAGCACAGGCGGGATCACAGCTCGCGTCTCACTGACCTGCACTCGGTGTCACCCACCGAAATTCCCACCCCCTGACTGTGCTTCCAGCTTTTTTGTGCATTTGCCCTTGCAGCCGAACAAACAAGATGTCAGAAAGCAGAGACAAAGTCCAacctgcactgctgctgctggaaggtgCCCCTCGGGGAGGCGGTCGGGTCCCCAGGGCTGCTTGGGACGGGGATGTGGCTGGTGGCGGATTTGGGTCCCTCACCAGAGGGAGGGTGCGGGAAACACGGGGGTGAAACACGGGGGTGAAACACGGGAGTGAAACACGGGTGAAACACGGGTGAAACACAGGGGTGAAACACGGGTGAAACACGGGGGTGAAACATGGGCCTGCAGGGCGAGCATGGGACTGTGGGGTCTCACCGGCTGGGGGGAGAGCGGCTCGTGGGGTGACATACGGGTGACACACGGGTGACACAGCTCCAGGGGCTGGCACCGGCCTgagtgctggcttctggcagcgtggccaggagATCGAGGGCTGGGTGGCCGCTTGCCAACAGACGGAAGCAATTGCCGTAAGAGCACAAACAGGCTGTTTGCATCCTCGGAGCACCATGGCTCTGCCCCTCCCACTGTGGGGTGGCAGCCCCCGAATCGGGTGGATTTACCCCAGAAAAAGGGCTTTGCTCTCCCAGCTTTAGAGCCCCCCTGTGCCCGCCGTCCCACCCGGCATCGAGGGACATCCCCATCCCAAAACCCTTTGGGGTGTGCGGAGGGTGGGGAGTTgcttctccctccccaccctgctttGCACAGGGATATCAGACTGGGaccaccctgtcgggtttcgggctgcagagcatccctgggaAGATGTGTCCAggggttttctgtgtgtgttggcGGGTGCACGAGGGGTGAGAGCTGCTGGGGGTGGACAGTGCGCCCGCacccctgtgccagccccgctgAGCAGTGTGTCCCCGGGCAGCGCTGTGCCCGAGGGCTCTGGACAGGACACGCTGGGTGCTGGTGGTCTGTGCAGAGCACGCTGGGTCCTGATCGGTGCAGAGCACGCCGGATCCTGATCGGTGCAGAGCACGCCGGGTGCCGGTGCTGTGCTCGGGGGCAGGCAGAGCGGGGAGCGTGCGGGGGAGCCAGCGCAGCCCCGGCGCGCCGCCAGCCCCTTGTGTAACGGGACGCGGCTCTTGCCAGCGCCGCAGCGGCCAAGAGTTGGAAAGGTCAGGGCGATGTTTTTGAGCAGGGGTTCGCTGTCCTTTTAGGAAACCTCTCGTCCCCACAGCTGGAGGGGGCGTTTGACCCAGTGTCCCGCTGGCGGGCACGGCGGGGGCCCGCGGGCAGCGAGCGGCCCCGGTTGCGAGAGGGGACACGTGCTTGCTTGCTCTTACGGGAAGAGGCGGAGGAATAAATGATTCACCAGGAGGTTTGTGCCAGGGATCCTGCAACAATTAACCGTTGTGTTTTGCGGGTGGGATTTCTGACATCTTACTCATGAGTGCAGCTTCTTGGCAGGATCCTCATGTTCtcggggagaggaaaaaaaggcgcGTTTTTATTTCCTCCATCCTTGCGGGGCCCCAGCCCCAAAGACCCGAGCCGGCCAA
It encodes:
- the LOC136102250 gene encoding dispanin subfamily A member 2b-like; protein product: MESYPQPVGINMQPYGKNGAGTPAPAYGPPGTAGERPEPGPRDFVLWSLFNTLFCNPFCLGFIALVFSVKARDRKIAQDPAGAGSYGRKAKQLNIVAFCLGTVVTIICLVFLVQSYKMMLESMEHH